CAAATGCAGCGAGTACGCCAAGCATGGCTAAAATGATCAAAAACTGACGAGGAATAAAAGACAGTGCCAATGCCACAACTGCAAAAATTGCGAAAACGATTTGGCTAGAAAGATCCAATCCAAGTTGTTGACTCGTCACCTGTGTTGCCGTCATCAACATGCTGCCAGCAAAGAATGGAACAAAAACAACGGCCAACCATCCCACGATACGCCATCTTGGTGACGCATCTGCATCACGGGTTAAACTGGAAAGCGCTTGTAATGCTGTCGTTTGTGAACGTTTAGCTAAAGCAATTTCAAGATAACCGATAGGTAATGCCAATACGATCATGGTGCCTAGCCACAGCAGCCAGAAATCGAATTGACGGTCAATCTGGATGCCAACAGCGGGTGCCAATGTGCTAATCATGACAAAAGATAGGCAAAACGCCATCACTGGTGCAAGCCAGCGTGACAGAGTTGTGTCCTGCATAATGCATTCCTTGAAAAATCTTTGAACTCATTGCGCTTTATGGAGTTTGCAATGAAATATTCAATCTATTTTGCCTTTCTCACGCCTGAAAATCAAAACAAAAGATATCGAAAGAAAGAAGCAAATCACCTTACGATGATTTGCTGCGCACGAATTATTATATTATTAAGTAGACCCCTTATGTTCACTCATACCACACCTTATTATTTTTTATCATAAGGAGTCTTTTATTATTGTCTTATTATTATGAGAAGAATCGAGAAAACCAGTTTTTCCCTTTTTTCTTTTCATTTTCTTTAATGATTCCAATCATATTTTCTTTTACTGCACCGACATAATCCGCATCATCATGACGGATATGGTTGATCAACCATTTTGAGAGTGCTTCATGCAGCTCACTATCAATTTCTTGCCCCAACTCAAAACGTTGACGATAAGTCTCTATCTTTTTGATAAATAAGTCATGTACACGCTTATGCGGTACACGATATTTATAGTTTGCTTCTTCTTGTAAGCTTTCTTCAAAGGTAAAATGAGACTGAGTATAATCAATGATATTATCCAAAATACCTTTTAATTTTGCCCGATCATCACCCTCATTTAATTCATCAATTTCATTAATATAATCTAGAATACGACGATGCTGATCATCGATCACCTCGATTCCTGTATTATATTCGACAGACCATTTCATACCCATATCGAACCCCAAACCATATTTGATTTATTGAATAAGGATATAATATCGACAAAGCAATTAAATAAAAACACAGCATTTTTGTCAGATTTTAACTATTGATAAAGAAAACAAATTAAACCCTTGTTTTATATTTATTTAAATATTTTAACCGATCAAAACACTCAAGTATTTTTTAACCAACAAGAAAAAATATCTATCTAATTTTTATAAAAAATAATTTTAAAATTAAAAAAATCCAAGCAAAACAGTCTTATTTATTGTTTTGAAATGCTGCTATTAAATTTAAATCGGCTAAATCCTTTTTCCGCCCATAATTTCGTTTAAATTCAGCGAGTGTCGATAAATGCATAAAATGTATTCCAGCAATCAGCTCAGAACTTGCCAATAGGGTTTGAAAACTTTCCTGACTGTCGCCACAGTTCACATCTAAATAAGCTTCTAAACAGCCCTGATAAAGTCCTATTT
This genomic stretch from Acinetobacter sp. C32I harbors:
- a CDS encoding bacteriohemerythrin; amino-acid sequence: MGMKWSVEYNTGIEVIDDQHRRILDYINEIDELNEGDDRAKLKGILDNIIDYTQSHFTFEESLQEEANYKYRVPHKRVHDLFIKKIETYRQRFELGQEIDSELHEALSKWLINHIRHDDADYVGAVKENMIGIIKENEKKKGKNWFSRFFS
- a CDS encoding zinc ABC transporter substrate-binding protein — encoded protein: MVVGGGVLTAHCIRDTADIDLVVSADLFGHLQTTWNQKIRPNGKIGLYQGCLEAYLDVNCGDSQESFQTLLASSELIAGIHFMHLSTLAEFKRNYGRKKDLADLNLIAAFQNNK